One Triplophysa rosa linkage group LG21, Trosa_1v2, whole genome shotgun sequence DNA segment encodes these proteins:
- the sdf4 gene encoding 45 kDa calcium-binding protein, translating to MTSNRRSWTGCLSATSLAVFLMLTLNAHARPANMSSLKDKHPSSKEENEILPPDHLNGVKMEMDGHLNKDFHQEVFLGKEMEEFEEDSEPRRNRKKLIEIFTKVDINKDRSVSAKEMQRWIMEKTEEHFQEAVRENKLSFRAVDPDGDGHVTWDEYRVKFLASKGFNEKEVAEKIKNNEELKVDEETQEVLESLKDRWFQADNPPADQLLNEEEFLSFLHPEHSRGMLRYMVKEIVRDLDQDGDGKLTLAEFISLPMGTVENQQAQDIDDDWVRERKKEFEEVIDANHDSIVTMEELEEYMDPMNEYNALNEAKQMIAVADENQNHNLELEEILKYSEYFTGSKLMDYARNVHEEF from the exons ATGACGTCCAACCGTAGATCTTGGACCGGCTGCCTGTCCGCCACATCTTTGGCAGTATTTTTGATGCTGACTTTGAATGCTCACGCCAGACCAGCGAATATGTCATCATTAAAAGACAAACATCCAAGCAGCAAAGAGGAGAACGAGATCCTTCCACCCGATCATCTGAACGGTGTGAAGATGGAAATGGACGGGCACTTGAATAAAGACTTTCATCAGGAGGTGTTTCTGGGGAAGGAGATGGAGGAATTTGAGGAAGACTCGGAACCGAGAAGGAACAGGAAGAAACTTATTGAGATCTTCACCAA GGTGGATATTAATAAAGACAGGAGTGTCAGTGCTAAAGAAATGCAGCGCTGGATCATGGAGAAGACCGAGGAACATTTTCAGGAGGCTGTTAGGGAGAACAAGCTCAGTTTCCGTGCCGTGGATCCAGATGGAGACG GACATGTAACTTGGGATGAATACCGTGTGAAGTTTTTGGCCAGCAAGGGATTCAATGAGAAAGAAGTAGCTGAGAAGATCAAGAACAATGAAGAACTAAAAGTGGATGAAGAGA CCCAGGAGGTTCTGGAGAGCTTAAAGGACCGCTGGTTTCAGGCAGATAACCCTCCAGCTGATCAGCTGTTGAATGAAGAGGAGTTCCTCTCTTTCCTGCACCCAGAGCACAGCCGAGGCATGCTCAGATATATGGTCAAGGAGATTGTCAGAGATCTTG ACCAAGATGGAGATGGGAAGTTGACTCTTGCTGAGTTCATCTCCCTCCCCATGGGAACTGTGGAGAATCAGCAAGCTCAGGACATCGATGATGACTGGGTTCGTGAAAGGAAGAAGGAGTTTGAAGAAGTCATTGATGCTAACCACGATTCGATTGTAACCATGGAAGAGTTGGAG GAATACATGGACCCCATGAATGAGTACAATGCCCTGAATGAGGCCAAGCAGATGATTGCTGTGGCAGATGAGAATCAAAACCATAACCTGGAATTAGAAGAGATCCTTAAATACAGCGAGTACTTCACTGGCAGCAAACTTATGGACTATGCCCGCAACGTACACGAGGAGTTCTAA
- the ctdsp2 gene encoding carboxy-terminal domain RNA polymerase II polypeptide A small phosphatase 2: MESSIITQVQREDSVSSSKTDRVNKSSPQKPGSRNIFKKLICCLRAQDAQLPASPTHDALLAPEDNGTVAKIPGECLLPALTSQDQGKICVVIDLDETLVHSSFKPISNADFIVPVEIEGTTHQVYVLKRPYVDEFLQRMGELFECVLFTASLAKYADPVTDLLDRCGVFQSRLFRESCVFYQGCYVKDLSRLGRELHKTLILDNSPASYIFHPENAVPVLSWFDDTEDTELLHLIPVFEELSQADDVYSRLEQLRGL, encoded by the exons ATGGAAAGTTCTATCATCACTCAAGTGCAGAGAGAGGACTCTGTGTCGTCTTCGAAAACAG ATCGGGTGAATAAAAGCTCGCCTCAGAAACCTGGAAGTCGAAATATCTTCAAAAAGCTCATCTGTTGCCTTCGAGCACAAGATGCCCAGCTGCCAGCTTCACCTACCCATGATGCCTTGCTAGCACCTGAGGACAATGGAACCGTTGCCAAA ATACCAGGAGAGTGTCTTCTACCAGCATTGACCTCTCAGGACCAGGGTAAGATCTGTGTGGTCATAGATCTGGATGAAACACTGGTGCATAGCTCCTTTAAG CCAATAAGCAATGCTGATTTCATCGTGCCTGTGGAGATCGAGGGGACCACACACCAG GTGTATGTGTTGAAGCGGCCATATGTGGATGAGTTTCTTCAGAGGATGGGAGAATTGTTTGAATGTGTTCTGTTCACTGCCAGCCTGGCTAAG TATGCAGACCCAGTGACTGACCTGCTGGATCGGTGTGGCGTGTTCCAGTCACGGCTCTTCCGAGAATCTTGCGTGTTCTATCAAGGCTGCTATGTTAAAGACCTGAGTCGACTCGGCCGTGAGCTCCACAAAACCTTGATCCTGGACAACTCCCCTGCCTCATACATATTCCACCCTGAGAATGCT GTTCCTGTGCTGTCCTGGTTCGATGATACAGAGGACACAGAGCTGCTTCACCTCATCCCAGTATTCGAAGAGTTAAGCCAAGCCGATGATGTCTACAGCAGACTAGAACAACTCAGGGGTCTCTAA